GATCTTCCCGTCGTCGATGGACACGCGGTCCCCGACCGCCACGTCCTCAAACGCCTGAGCCAGGGTCAGCCCGATGCGGTACGGGGGAGCGCTCGCGGCGGGGACCGGATCCAGGGAGCGGGCGAGCACCACCTGATCGCCGCGGCGCACCCGCATGGACTGCTCCAGCGGCGCCAGCTCCCCGACCGTCAGGGTCCCGCGCGGGGTGTCCACGGCCAGGCCGGTGCCCCAGTAGACCGTCTTGTCCGCGCGCACCAGCGCGCCCGCGGTCCCGGCCTGCTCCACGGTCAGGACGCGGTGCGAGCCGCGGGCGTCCGTCAGCTCGACCTCGTCGCCGGCGGCCAGGCCCGCCAGGACCTCGGCGCCGGCCTCCGTCACCGGGACGACGACGGCGCCGGCGGGCGCGTCCGCCGCCTCGGCCCCGGCCGCGGCCAGCCACACGCGGGAGGGCTCCGTGACCAGGCCGGCGGGCGTGCGGGCGGGCTTGACCTTCACGACGCGCGGGCCCGGCTGGATCGGGCCGGTGCGCACCTTGGGCCCGGCCAGGTCCATGGCCACCAGGGGGGCGGGGCGCTCGGGGGTGGCGCAGGCGCGGACCGCCTCGATCATCGCGGCCCAGGCCGCCTCGTCGTCGTGCGCGCAGTTCACGCGCGCCAGGTCCATGCCCGCCTCGGCCATCCGCGCCACGAGGTCCGGGTCCCGCGCGGCCTCGGAGGGCAGCGTCACCATGATCCGGGCGGCGCGGTCCGGCCGGGCCGGGCCCAGCAGCCGGTCCGCGTCCCGGGCCAGGATCTCCCGGCCCCGCGCCGGGGTGAGCGCGTCGTCGTCGGGGGAGGGGGCGTCCTCGCCGTCCAGGGCGCGGACGGCGGCGAGCACCGCGTCCACGTGGCCCAGCACGCCGGCCTCCATGCGGCCCAGTGAGGAGAGCCCGACGTCGCTCAGCGCGTCCTGCAGGGGGCGCAGGTCGGTGCCGCGCAGGGCGACGTAGTGCACGAGGTTCCGGGCCGAGGCCCGGTGGCGGTCCCGGACGCGGGAGATGAGGTCGGCGTGCTCCGCCTCGGCGGAGAGGAGGCGGTCGCGGAGGGCGGTGAGCTCGGTGGTCAGGTCGATACCCATGGTCCGAACCCTAGGAGCGCCCTCCGCGCCGGATCACGCCTGGAGCCGCGCCATCCAGGCCTCGATCTCGTCCGGGGTGCGGGGGAGGGCCGCGGAGAGGTTCTCGGCCCCGTCCTCGGTCACGAGGATGTCGTCCTCGATGCGCACGCCGATGCCGCGGTACTCCTCCGGCACGGCCAGGTCCTCCTCCTTGAAGTACAGGCCCGGCTCGATCGTGAAGACCATGCCCGGCTCGAGCACGCCGTCCAGGTAGAGCGCGCGCTTGGCCTGCGCGCAGTCGTGCACGTCGAGGCCGAGGTGGTGCGAGGTGCCGTGGGGCATCCAGCGGCGGTGGTGCTGGCCGTCCTCGGACAGGGCCACCTCGGCGGACACGGGCAGCAGCCCCCAGTCGGCGAGTCGCTCGACGAGCACGCGCATGGCCTCGGCGTGGATCTCCCGGAAGCGGATGCCCGGGCGCACGATCGCGTACGCGGCGTCCGCCGAGTCCAGCACGGCCTGGTAGATCCGGCGCTGCACGTCCGTGAAGGAGCCGGAGACCGGCAGGGTGCGGGTGATGTCCGCGGTGTAGAGGGAGTCGTCCTCCACGCCCGCGTCCAGCAGCAGCAGGTCGCCCTCGCGCACCGTTCCGGTGTTGCGGATCCAGTGCAGGATGGTCGCGTTGTTGCCCGAGGCCGCGATCGTGTCGTAGCCCAGGTCGTTGCCCTCGAGTCGGGCGCGGGCGAAGAAGGCGCCCTCCACCACGCGCTCGCCGCGGGCGTGGCCCACCGCGCGCGGCAGGGCCCGCACGACGTCCTCGAAGCCGGAGATCGTGGCGGCCACGGAGGCGCGCATGCGCTCCACCTCCCACTCGTCCTTGACCAGGCGCAGCTCGGAGAGGAACTCGGCGACCTGCGCGTCCGCGGAGGCGGCGGCCTCCGCGTCCACGCCGGCCTCGGCGCGCACGCCGGCCAGCAGGGCGTCCATGTCCTGGTCGGCCTCGCGCAGCAGGCGCACGGCGGTGCCGTCCGCGGAGACGTTCTTGGTGACGGCGGACTCGAGCTCCTCGAGCCCGGCGGTGCGCAGGCCCGTGCGGGCGGCCAGGCCGGCGAGCGTGGGGCGCGGGCCGATCCAGAACTCGCCGGCGCGGGCGTCCGCGTAGAACTGCTCCGTGTCCCGGCCCGCCAGGGGACGGAAGTACAGGGTGGCCGCGTGGTCCGAGCCGCCGTCCCCGGCGCCCGGGTCCGTGGGCTCGAGCACGAGCACAGCGTCCGGCTCGTGGTCCACGCCGAGGCCCGTGAGGTGCGCGAAGGCCGAGTGCGCGCGGAAGCGGTAGTCCGTGTCGTTCGAGCGGACCTTCAGGCGGCCGGCGGGGACCACGATCCGCTCGCCCGGGTAGCGGGCCGAGACGGCGGCGCGGCGCCGGGCCGCGTGCGGGGCCGAGGCGTCCTGCGCGGGCAGCTCGTCCGAGGACGGCGCCCAGTCGGCGCCCATGAAGGCGCGGAAGGCGTCCGAGGACGGGCGCTGCGAGCGGTTCTCCACGCGCTCGGCCAGCGGCTGGGGGCTCACCGCGCCCTCGGCGTCGACGCCCGCCTCGGGGGTGGCGGCGGGGTCCTGGGGGCGGTCCTGGTCGGCGTGGTGTGCGGGGTGCTGTGCGGCATCGGTCATCCCCCCATCATGGCATCGCCGGGGAGCGGCACCGCCGGGGCTGGCCCGCGCGCCTCGGTAGCATGGCACGCATGGCCCGCTACGACCTCCACTCGCACTCGATCGAGTCCGACGGCACCGAGCCGCCGGCCGACGTGGTGCGCGCGGCGGCCCGGGCCGGCCTCGACGGTCTGGCCCTGACGGACCACGACACCACCGCCGGCTGGGCGGCCGCGGCCGAGGCCGCGCTCGCCGAGGGGATCGCGTTCGTGCCGGGCATGGAGATGTCCTGCATGGCGGCGGACGGGACGAGCGTGCACGTGCTCAGCTACCTGCACGACCCCGCGGACCCCTCGCTGCTGCGCGAAATCGGCACCGCCCGCTCGGCGCGCCTGACCCGTGCGCAGGAGATGGTGGACCGCCTGGCCCGGGACTACCCGATCACGTGGGAGCTCGTGCAGGAGCACGCCGCCGAGGGCGCCACCATCGGCCGTCCGCACCTGGCGGACACGCTCGTCACCCTCGGCGTGGTGGAGGACCGCTCCGCCGCGTTCGCGCACATCCTCACGGGTCGCTCGAAGTACTACGTGCCGCACTACGCGCCGGACCCCGCGATCGCCGTGGAGCTGATCCGCTCCGCCGGCGGCGTGCCGGTGTTCGCCCACCCGCGCGCCGTCACCCGGGGCCGGGTGGTGGGCGTGGAGGTCATCGAGGAGATGATCGACGCCGGCCTGGCCGGGCTCGAGGCGGACCACCGGGACAACCCCGAGGAGGAGCGCTCCTGGCTGCGCGAGGTCGCCGCCCGGCACGACCTGTTCGTGACCGGCTCCTCCGACTACCACGGCACCGGCAAGCCGAACCTGCTGGGGGAGTTCAGCACGGGCGAGGACGTCCTCGCCGAGATCGAGCGCCAGGGCACCGGCGCCGCCGTCGTGCGCGGCTGACCCGCGCCCGACTCCGCTCACCCCCGGCGCGCCGCGCGTCGGTCGCTCCCGGGGACGCTGTCGTGCGGGAAACGGGAGAGCCTCCCGGACCACGCTCGCGCGTGGCCCGGGAGGCTCTCGTCTCGTCCGGGCGGGGGCGGGGACGGTCAGCCGTCCACGACCTCCCCGTTGCGACGGCGGGTGCGGGTGCGGCCGCCGCGGCGACGGCGGGCCTCGGCCCGGGCCTCGGCGCGCTCGGCCATGCGGGCCTCCGTGCGCTCGACGCCGGCCACCGGCTGCTTCGCGCGGGCCTCGGACGCCTCGGTGCGGGACTCGCCGCGGGTGCGGGACTCGCCGGAGCGCCCGCCCCGGCCACGGCCCGTCGACTCGCCGCGGCCGCCCTCGCGCCCGGCACGCTCGCCGCCGCGCCCGCGGCCCTTCGACTCGCCGGCCTCCTCGCCGCGCGCCGGGGACTGCTCGGCGTCGCGGCCACGGCCGCCCTCGCGACCGGCCCGCTCGCCACGACCGCCCCGGCCGCCATCGCGGCCGCCGCGCTCGTCGTCACGGGAGCGCCCGCCGCGACCGCCGCGGCTGCCGCGCTCGCCACGTCCGCCGCGACCGCCCCGGCCGCCGTCGCGCTCGCCGTCACGGGTGCGCCCGCCGCGGCCGCGCGGCGCGGACTCGGGACCGCCGAGGTCCTCGAGCACCTCGCCCTCGAGGCCCTCGAGCACGCGCTTCTCCTTGGGCAGGCGACCCTTGGTCCCCTTGGGGATGCCCAGGTCCGCGAACAGGTGCGGCGAGGAGGAGTAGGTCTCCTGCGGCTCGGGCTGGCCGAGGCCCAGCGCCTTGTCGATCAGCGACCAGCGCGGCATGTCCTCCCAGTCCACGAGGGTCACGGCCACGCCCTTGTTGCCGGCGCGGCCCGTGCGGCCCACGCGGTGCACGTAGGTCTTCTCGTCCTCGGGGGCCTGGAAGTTGAACACGTGCGTGACGTCGTCCACGTCGATGCCGCGGGCGGCGACGTCGGTGGCCACGAGGATGTCCACCTTGCCGTTGCGGAACGCGCGCAGGGCCTGCTCGCGGGCGCCCTGGCCGAGGTCGCCGTGCAGGGCGCCGGCTGCGAAGCCGCGGGCGGTCAGCTCGTCCGCCACGCGGGCGGCGGTGCGCTTGGTGCGGGTGAAGATGATGGTGCGGCCGCGGCCCTCGGCCTGCAGCGCGCGCGCCACGAGCTCGTCCTTGTCCATGTGGTGGGCGCGGTAGACGAGCTGGCGGATGTCCTTCTTCGTCAGGCCCTCGTCCTCGGGGTCCGCGGCGCGGATGTGCGTCGGCTGCGTCATGTACCGGCGGGCCATGGCGACGACGGGGCCCGGCATGGTGGCCGAGAACAGCATGGTCTGGCGGACGGCGGGCACGGCGCCGAGCAGGGTCTCGACGTCCGGCAGGAAGCCGAGGTCCAGCATCTCGTCCGCCTCGTCCAGGACCACGGTGTTCACGAGGTCCAGGCGCAGGTGGCGCTGGCGCATGAGGTCGATCAGGCGACCGGGGGTGCCGACGACGACCTCGACGCCGCGCTGCAGCTCCTCGATCTGGGGCTCGTAGGCGCGGCCGCCGTAGATGGTGGCGATGCGCAGCGGGCGCTGGGCCGCGGCGGCCGTGAGGTCGCCGGCCACCTGCACGGCGAGCTCGCGGGTGGGGGCCACGATGAGGGCCTGCGGGGCGCCCGCGGAGCCCTTCGCCTCCAGCTTGTCCCAGCCGGGCTCGCCCGGGCCGATCGCGCGCTGCAGCGCGGGGATGCCGAAGCCGAGGGTCTTGCCGGTGCCCGTCTTGGCCTGGCC
The sequence above is a segment of the Micrococcus endophyticus genome. Coding sequences within it:
- a CDS encoding pyruvate kinase, whose product is MGIDLTTELTALRDRLLSAEAEHADLISRVRDRHRASARNLVHYVALRGTDLRPLQDALSDVGLSSLGRMEAGVLGHVDAVLAAVRALDGEDAPSPDDDALTPARGREILARDADRLLGPARPDRAARIMVTLPSEAARDPDLVARMAEAGMDLARVNCAHDDEAAWAAMIEAVRACATPERPAPLVAMDLAGPKVRTGPIQPGPRVVKVKPARTPAGLVTEPSRVWLAAAGAEAADAPAGAVVVPVTEAGAEVLAGLAAGDEVELTDARGSHRVLTVEQAGTAGALVRADKTVYWGTGLAVDTPRGTLTVGELAPLEQSMRVRRGDQVVLARSLDPVPAASAPPYRIGLTLAQAFEDVAVGDRVSIDDGKIDAVVRAADADEITLEVTEAGPNGTKLKAEKGVNFPDTALSIPALTDEDLAHIPFVARHADMVNLSFVRSAEDVAQLIDALAAEDATDVDITLKIETVAAFEQLPRMLLEAMRWRDVGVMIARGDLAVEAGFERMAELQEEILWLCEAAHVPAIWATQILESLAKTGLPSRAEITDAAMAQRAEAAMLNKGPYIEEAITALGDILGRMGGHARKKRDMLRRLESWSL
- a CDS encoding aminopeptidase P family protein — its product is MTDAAQHPAHHADQDRPQDPAATPEAGVDAEGAVSPQPLAERVENRSQRPSSDAFRAFMGADWAPSSDELPAQDASAPHAARRRAAVSARYPGERIVVPAGRLKVRSNDTDYRFRAHSAFAHLTGLGVDHEPDAVLVLEPTDPGAGDGGSDHAATLYFRPLAGRDTEQFYADARAGEFWIGPRPTLAGLAARTGLRTAGLEELESAVTKNVSADGTAVRLLREADQDMDALLAGVRAEAGVDAEAAASADAQVAEFLSELRLVKDEWEVERMRASVAATISGFEDVVRALPRAVGHARGERVVEGAFFARARLEGNDLGYDTIAASGNNATILHWIRNTGTVREGDLLLLDAGVEDDSLYTADITRTLPVSGSFTDVQRRIYQAVLDSADAAYAIVRPGIRFREIHAEAMRVLVERLADWGLLPVSAEVALSEDGQHHRRWMPHGTSHHLGLDVHDCAQAKRALYLDGVLEPGMVFTIEPGLYFKEEDLAVPEEYRGIGVRIEDDILVTEDGAENLSAALPRTPDEIEAWMARLQA
- a CDS encoding PHP domain-containing protein, which gives rise to MARMARYDLHSHSIESDGTEPPADVVRAAARAGLDGLALTDHDTTAGWAAAAEAALAEGIAFVPGMEMSCMAADGTSVHVLSYLHDPADPSLLREIGTARSARLTRAQEMVDRLARDYPITWELVQEHAAEGATIGRPHLADTLVTLGVVEDRSAAFAHILTGRSKYYVPHYAPDPAIAVELIRSAGGVPVFAHPRAVTRGRVVGVEVIEEMIDAGLAGLEADHRDNPEEERSWLREVAARHDLFVTGSSDYHGTGKPNLLGEFSTGEDVLAEIERQGTGAAVVRG
- a CDS encoding DEAD/DEAH box helicase, with amino-acid sequence MTQNSEHTPAPADVDPQVAEIAEEIVTEEAVETAPEQTFADFGVHPAIVQALEARGIVHPFPIQAMTLPVALGGHDIIGQAKTGTGKTLGFGIPALQRAIGPGEPGWDKLEAKGSAGAPQALIVAPTRELAVQVAGDLTAAAAQRPLRIATIYGGRAYEPQIEELQRGVEVVVGTPGRLIDLMRQRHLRLDLVNTVVLDEADEMLDLGFLPDVETLLGAVPAVRQTMLFSATMPGPVVAMARRYMTQPTHIRAADPEDEGLTKKDIRQLVYRAHHMDKDELVARALQAEGRGRTIIFTRTKRTAARVADELTARGFAAGALHGDLGQGAREQALRAFRNGKVDILVATDVAARGIDVDDVTHVFNFQAPEDEKTYVHRVGRTGRAGNKGVAVTLVDWEDMPRWSLIDKALGLGQPEPQETYSSSPHLFADLGIPKGTKGRLPKEKRVLEGLEGEVLEDLGGPESAPRGRGGRTRDGERDGGRGGRGGRGERGSRGGRGGRSRDDERGGRDGGRGGRGERAGREGGRGRDAEQSPARGEEAGESKGRGRGGERAGREGGRGESTGRGRGGRSGESRTRGESRTEASEARAKQPVAGVERTEARMAERAEARAEARRRRGGRTRTRRRNGEVVDG